The genomic window TCGTCGGTACCGACGACGAGCACCGAGAAGGGTTCGTTGTAGGCGCTCAGCGCGGGCGGTTCGGCCGGGGCGTCCTTGAGGGGGACGGCGGCGTCTTGCAGACGCTGCGACAGCGAGAACGCGTAGAACCCTCCGACCGCCACGGCCGCGACGAGCACGACGGTCACGGCGATGGCGACGAGCTTGGCTCCGCGACGCCAGGCCGAGGAGGGGTCGCGTCGAGCGTGCCGGGTGGGAGGCTGCGGCGTCATTTCGGTAGTCAACCACGCCGGGGTGCGAGAAGGCGGGGGATAGCGGACTCGACCCGCGCGTCAACCCCGAGAACCCTTCGAGACACCGCTCCTAGGCTCTTCTCATGACCGTTCCTTCAGTTCAGCTCAACGACGGAAACACCATCCCCCAGCTCGGCTACGGCGTGTTCCTCGTGCCCGCCGACGACGCCGAGCGCGCCGTGTCCGAGGCGCTCGAGGTGGGCTACCGCCACATCGACACCGCCGCGATCTACAAGAACGAAGAGGGCGTCGGCCGCGCCATCGCCGCGAGCGGCATCGCGCGCGACGAGCTCTTCGTCACCACCAAGCTCTGGAACGACCGCCACGACGGCGACGAGCCGCTCGCCGCGATCGACGAGAGCCTCCAGAAGCTCCAGCTCGACGCCGTCGACCTGTACCTCATCCACTGGCCGACGCCGAAGAACGACAACTACGTCCACGCATGGCAGAAGATGATCGAGATCCGCGAGGCGGGCAAGGCCCGTTCCATCGGCGTCTCGAACTTCCTCGTCCCGCACCTCGACCGCATCGTGGCCGAGACCGGCGTGACCCCCGTGGTCGACCAGATCGAGCTGCACCCCGCCCTCAGCCAGCGCGAGATCGCGGCCTGGGGTGCCGAGCACGACATGCACATCGAGTCGTGGGGTCCGCTCGGGCAGGGCAAGTACGACCTGTTCGAGCTGCCCGCGGTGAAGGACGCCGCCGAGGCGCACGGCAAGTCGCCCGCTCAGGCGGTGCTGCGGTGGCACATCCAGCACGGCTTCATCGTGTTCCCCAAGTCGGTGCGCCGCGAGCGCCTCGAGGAGAACTTCGACCTGTTCGACTTCGAGCTCACCGCCGACGAGATGGCCGCGATCGACGCGGTCGATCCGGGCGACGGCTCGGGCCGCGTGGGCACGCACCCCGACGACCTCAACTGAGGTCGGCGCACCCGCGCGCATGAACCGCCTCGCGAACGCCTCGAGCCCCTACTTGCGGGCCCACGCCGACAATCCCGTCGCGTGGTTCCCCTGGGGGGCCGAGGCGTTCGCGCTCGCGGCCGAGAAAGACGTCCCCGTGATGGTCTCGATCGGCTACAGCACCTGCCACTGGTGTCACGTGATGGCGCGCGAGTCGTTCCAAGACCCCGAGACCGCTGCCGAACTCAACGCCGGCTTCGTGTCGATCAAGGTCGATCGCGAGGAGCATCCCGACGTCGACGCCGCCTATCTCGACGCGGCCTCCACCTTCACCCCGCACCTCGGGTGGCCCCTGACGGTCTTCGCCTCGCCCGAGGGGCGCGTTTTCTACGCCGGCACCTACTTCCCGCCGGCCCCGCGCCCTCCCCAGCCCTCGTTCCGTCAGGTGCTGGCCGCGGTCCGCGAGGCGTGGACCGAACGCCGGAACGAAGTGGATGCCACGGGCTCCTCCCTCCGCGAGGCTCTCGCAGCCGCCGCCACCGCAGCGGCAGACGCTCCTCCCTCCCTCGAGCAACTCGCCGCCGCGGCGCGCACCGTCGTGGCCCGCGAGGACCGCGAGTACTCCGGCTTCGCCGCCGGTCCCGCGTTCGAGACCCCGAAGTTCCCGAACACTCCCGTTCTGCGCTTCCTGCAGCACCCGGCTCTGACGGCGGATGCTCCGGATGCCGCTGACGTGGCATCCCGCGCCCTCTCCGCTATGGCCCGCTCCGACCTGCACGACCTGGTCGAGGGGGGCTTCTTCCGCTACGCCACCCGCCGCGACTGGAGTGTGCCGCACTACGAGCGCATGCTCACCGACAACGCGGGTCTCGTCGAGGTGGCGCTCGCGGCGTCCGACGACGCCGTCGCCACCGATGCCGCGCGGTTCCTGGTCGACGTGCT from Microbacterium testaceum includes these protein-coding regions:
- a CDS encoding aldo/keto reductase, whose protein sequence is MTVPSVQLNDGNTIPQLGYGVFLVPADDAERAVSEALEVGYRHIDTAAIYKNEEGVGRAIAASGIARDELFVTTKLWNDRHDGDEPLAAIDESLQKLQLDAVDLYLIHWPTPKNDNYVHAWQKMIEIREAGKARSIGVSNFLVPHLDRIVAETGVTPVVDQIELHPALSQREIAAWGAEHDMHIESWGPLGQGKYDLFELPAVKDAAEAHGKSPAQAVLRWHIQHGFIVFPKSVRRERLEENFDLFDFELTADEMAAIDAVDPGDGSGRVGTHPDDLN